The genome window CAGTTGATCACTAGGGGTCGCTTTAAATGCACAACAACTGAACGTGGAATGACGCAAAGGTTTGAGCTAAGGCAGGGGTTTTCAAAGTGTGAGGCGCGCCTCCCCGGGGGGGCGCTAGAGCACTTTAGGGGAGGCGCGGTGCGAGGGAAAAAATAAACCGGAGAAGAAGCTATCTGCTTGCGGTAAAGAATGGACaaatttttagttaaaaaaaaaggcaggggAGACAAGCTCTGGCGTaaatagaaaaaagaggaaGTATGACCACGACTACTTAAAGTTTGGATTTTCCTGGACTGCTCCCGATGATGCTCCAAGGCCGCAATGTGTAATCTGTAAGGAGGTTCTGGCTAATGATAGCATGAGACCCTGTAAGCTCCGGCGCCACATTGAAACAAAGCACCCAAGTTTAGTGACCAAGCCGCGGGAGTTTTTTGAGAGGAAGCTGAAGGAGCTgtgcacacagaaaaaaacaatagagaCGTTCAGTACTGTTAACGCTAAGGCAACCGAAGCATCTTATCGGGTGGCCTTACGCATTGCAAAGACGGGGAAACCCCACAACATCGGTGAAACTTTACTTCTTCCTGCTGCTAAGGACATGTGTTCAGTAATGATGGGAGAAGCTGCTGCTGCCAAACTGAATGTCATCCAGTTGTCTGACAACACCATCCAACGCCGAATCTCAGATATGGGCGCAGATGTGCGGCAACAGGTAGTGGACAGTGTTCGTGAAAGCCCCTCCTTCTCCCTTCAGCTGGACGAGTCGACGGATGTTGCCAATTGTGCTCAATTAATGGTGTACGTGCGTTTTGTTAAAGAGCTAAATGTGCATGaggagtttttgttttgtcacccTCTGCCCTCGCGCACTACAGCAGACGAAATCTTCAAGGTTTTGAATGATTTCATGCGGGAAAATAATGTGGACTGGGGCCGCTGCTGTGGAATATGCACTGATGGGGCAAGGGCAATGACAGGCCGGCACAGTGGTCTGGTAAAAAAGGTGCAAGAGGTCGCCCCGGCTGCTATTTGGACGCACTGCATAATCCACCGCCAGGCCTTGGCAACTAAGAGGATGCCCCAAGAGCTGCACACTGTGCTGGACGAGGCAGTAAAAATTGTTAACCTTATAAAGTCGCGCGCCATGAATGCCCGTGTTTTCTCCATCCTCTGCAAGGAGATGGGTGCGCACTTTAAACAGCTGCTTCTGCACTCGGAGGTCCGGTGGCTTTCCCGAGGAAAGGTACTCACGCGCCTTTGTGATCTCCGTGAGGAAGTCCTTCTTTTCCTCGCTGAAATCAACTCTCCACTGGTAAAACACATGGAAGACATGAAGTGGGTTGCAAAGCTTGCCTATCTTTCGGATGTCTTCGAAAAGATAAACACACTGAACATCTGTCTGCAGGGCAAAGAGTGCAACGTCTTTTACGCACACGATCAACTCTGTGGATTTAGGAAAAAGTTGGAACTGTGGGGTGCGCGTGTGGAGCGGGGATCAGTGGAAATGTTTCCCACGTTAGAGGATGTTTTGGCCAGAGCGGAGCTGAAGGTGGAGTGTTTACAGCAGGTGGTCTGCGCGCATTTGGAGGGAATGCGCAAGCAGTTTGGAGAGTATTTTGGAGAGGAGACAATGGCAAACCAGTGGGTGAGAAACCCATTTTCCTTCCCCGTGACACTCAAAGATGGACTTTcagcaggagaggaagaggcTCTGGCTGAGCTGAGCTGTGACATGGACTTGAAACAGAGGATGAGTGACGTGTCACTTGCGCACTTTTGGCTGTCAGTAGGGACTGAATTTCCACAGCTCTCCACGAAGGCAGTGAACGTGCTCATCCCCTTCACTTCAACCTATCTTTGCGAATGTGGGTTTTCCGCACTCGCAAAGATAAAAAGCAAATACCGGTCAAGGCTGCTGGTTGAA of Etheostoma spectabile isolate EspeVRDwgs_2016 chromosome 1, UIUC_Espe_1.0, whole genome shotgun sequence contains these proteins:
- the LOC116692104 gene encoding zinc finger BED domain-containing protein 5-like, producing MRPCKLRRHIETKHPSLVTKPREFFERKLKELCTQKKTIETFSTVNAKATEASYRVALRIAKTGKPHNIGETLLLPAAKDMCSVMMGEAAAAKLNVIQLSDNTIQRRISDMGADVRQQVVDSVRESPSFSLQLDESTDVANCAQLMVYVRFVKELNVHEEFLFCHPLPSRTTADEIFKVLNDFMRENNVDWGRCCGICTDGARAMTGRHSGLVKKVQEVAPAAIWTHCIIHRQALATKRMPQELHTVLDEAVKIVNLIKSRAMNARVFSILCKEMGAHFKQLLLHSEVRWLSRGKVLTRLCDLREEVLLFLAEINSPLVKHMEDMKWVAKLAYLSDVFEKINTLNICLQGKECNVFYAHDQLCGFRKKLELWGARVERGSVEMFPTLEDVLARAELKVECLQQVVCAHLEGMRKQFGEYFGEETMANQWVRNPFSFPVTLKDGLSAGEEEALAELSCDMDLKQRMSDVSLAHFWLSVGTEFPQLSTKAVNVLIPFTSTYLCECGFSALAKIKSKYRSRLLVEDDLRLYLSSVQPRITQICASKAQAHCSH